In Oxyura jamaicensis isolate SHBP4307 breed ruddy duck chromosome 11, BPBGC_Ojam_1.0, whole genome shotgun sequence, a genomic segment contains:
- the CA7 gene encoding carbonic anhydrase 7, translated as MTGHHSWGYGQDDGPSEWHRSYPIARGNRQSPIDIVSAKAVYDPNLMPLIISYESCTSLNISNNGHSVMVEFEDTDDKTVISGGPFENPFRLKQFHFHWGAKHSQGSEHTIDGKPFPCELHLVHWNARKYATFGEAAAAPDGLAVVGVFLEIGKEHTNMNRLTDALYMVKFKGTKAQFRSFNPKCLLPLSLDYWTYLGSLTTPPLNESVTWIVLKEPISISEKQLEKFRMLLFTSEEDQRIQMVNNFRPPQPLKGRVVRASFNA; from the exons GGCCTTCCGAGTGGCACAGATCTTATCCCATTGCCCGAGGGAACCGTCAGTCACCTATTGATATAGTTTCTGCAAAAGCAGTCTATGACCCTAATCTGATGCCGCTTATTATCTCCTATGAATCCTGCACGTCTCTCAACATCTCTAACAATGGCCACTCAGTTATGGTTGAGTTTGAAGATACTGATGACAAGACAG TGATCAGCGGTGGTCCATTTGAAAATCCCTTTCGGCTAAAGCAGTTCCACTTCCACTGGGGGGCAAAGCACAGCCAGGGATCAGAGCATACAATTGATGGCAAACCTTTTCCCTGTGAG CTCCACTTAGTTCACTGGAATGCCAGAAAATATGCAACAtttggagaagcagcagcagctccagatgGCTTGGCAGTAGTTGGTGTTTTCTTGGAG ATTGGAAAAGAACACACCAATATGAACAGACTCACTGATGCTTTGTACATGGTAAAATTTAAA GGGACAAAAGCTCAATTTAGAAGCTTCAACCCCAAATGTCTCCTGCCTTTGAGTCTAGATTACTGGACGTACCTTGGATCTTTGACAACACCACCCCTTAATGAAAGTGTAACGTGGATAGTGCTGAaagaacccatcagtatttctGAGAAACAG CTGGAGAAATTCCGCATGCTCCTCTTCACCAGTGAGGAAGACCAGAGGATTCAAATGGTGAATAATTTTCGCCCCCCTCAGCCACTTAAGGGGAGAGTAGTTCGAGCTTCCTTCAATGCCTGA